From Bdellovibrio sp. KM01:
CAGTGATTGGAAATACTGTGCTGGAACCATCAATTTTAACTAGGCTTTCCGCTTTTGCGGCAAATGCGCTTAGAACCAAAGCGCTCATGATCAAGAACTTCATTATTATCCTCCGATAAATGGATATCAGAAAATTAACAAAGTCCGTGGCGAAGAGGTATCTCTTCGCCGTTAAGATTGTGTCAGGGAATCGTCAAGAATAGCGGTTAGGAGTAGTGCCTCGCCAGATTCGTTTTATCAAGGCGCCAGGAGGAAGCTGTACACCGTACAGCGACGACGCAGCAACGCAGAGAAAACGGATCTGGTGATGCACTACAAGCGGACGCTGAGGCCGTCTTTGAGTGCCTGCTTTTGCGCACGTAGCGCCGGGATAAGGCCGATCAAAATACCTGCGGCAATGGCTGCAAATATATAGATAAGTTCAGAACCTGTGATGGCTGCTCCATCTAAATACAAACCAAATTCATTCTCTAGCCACGGCTTCAAAGCGATAGCAAGGATGAAGGATAAAACAGTCCCCGATACGACTCCAACAATTGTCAAAAGAGCGGATTCAAAAACCAACAGACCCAGAATTTGTTGCGATCCCGCTCCCACGGCACGCAAGATCGCCATTTCGCGGCGGCGTTCGTTCAATGTCGTCGTCAGAGCAATCAACATCCCCATAAAGCCCACGGCCAAAACCATCCAAGAAATCATCCGCAGAACATTTTCCACATAGGAAAGTCCCTGCCACAATTCACTTAAAGTCGCACCCGGAATGATTGCCAATAACGGTTCGGCTTTGAATTCATTGATTTCACGTTGCAACTTTAAAGTTTCAACGCGGGATTTAGCGCCCACGAAAAAAGCTGTGATGCTGTGAACTTTGATATTTTCTTTTTTAATTTCGGCAGCCGGCGTTTCTTTCGCTGCCGACGGAACGGCTCCGTCTTGCCAGTCCATATGAAGAGCTTCCATCCCCTCCAGGCTGACATAAACTGAACGATCCAGCGGAGTACCTGTACTATTCAAAATACCTGCGATTTTAAATGGACGACGGTCATGTTTAACCACGCCTTCGCCTTTAGTCACTCCGTGAGCAATGACCACATTGTCACCTAGTTTATAACCAAGCTTATGCGCAACCTCAGCCCCAATCACCACATCCCAAAGATCCTGAAGCTCGTGGCCAGAATGCAAAGATACCTGCTGATCACCACGATAATGATAATGCTTAAAGAAATCCGCCGTCGTCCCCACCACACGGAAACCACGGTGGCTATCCCCCAGCGAATATGGAATCGTCCATTCAACTGCCGGAAGCTTTTGAATCTCTTGATAGGATTCATAGGAAACGTTATGAGTCGCATTCCCCATATTGAAAACCGTGTACAGAATCAACTGCAACGGACCACTGCGGGCGCCTACAATCAAATCGGTTTTAGAAATAGTTTGAGTAAAACCCTCTTGCGCGGCTCTTTGCGCGCGCTCCACGGACAAAAGTAAACCCACACTGAGGGCGATGGAGATCACAGTCAAAGTCGTCGCCAAGGCGCGGTTCTTAAGAGATTTAATTGCCAGGTTCAAGAAGATCATCGTGCTGTCCTGTTAATTGATTCAAGCGACAGCGAACGCGTAAAGAGGCCCTCGATGCCTCGATCGTGAGAAACAAAGACCACTGTCGTTCCATAAAGCTCAGACAAGTCAAAAAGCAGCTTCAAAAACTTCTCGCGATGATCGGCATCCAATGCCGATGTTGGCTCATCAGCCAACAACAAGTCAGGTTTCCCCAACAAAGCTCGCGCGACGGCAACACGCTGCTGCTGTCCTACGCTTAACTCAGTCACTTTTTTATCCAACAAATCGCCGATGCCCAAGTTACCGCACAATGCACGGATCACCATATCCGTATCCACGCTACCAAGGCGGGACTTACGCACAGGACTTAGGTGCAATGGCAATTCAATGTTTTCAATGACTGACAGATACGGAATCAAGTTGAAGCTTTGAAAAACATAACCCATGTGTTCAGCGCGAAAGGCATCGCGTTCGGCGGAGCTCATTGTGGAAAGATCACGACCCAAAACCTTGATACTGCCTTTCGTGGGAACCAAAACTCCCGAAAGACATTCCAATAAAGTTGTTTTTCCAGTCCCACTGGGACCATACAAAAAGAGTTCTTCGCCTTTTTGCACCGTGAACTCGGGTACCACTAAAGTTGGCTTGTTATAGCCAGGATAAGTGTACTCAAGGTTACGAATTTCAATCAACGCTTCACTAGAGCTCAACCTGTTCTCCGCTCTTCTTAATTTCCTGGGACTTTTGTGTTTCCCCATTGATCACTGTGACTTTCACAGTTTTCACATGAGCAAACACTTTTTGGACCCCAAAAGTCACCGCTGTACCAGTCGGTGCTGTTTCACAAGTCACATTAAAAATGGCATTTACATCCGCGTGTTTGTCCTTTTGGACAACCTCGTTGTAATCCATTTTTACTTCACACTTGTTTTCCGCTGCAAACTGAAACAAGTCATTCACTTTATCATTAAATTTCTTAAGACCTGCCTCTTTATTAGCCTTGTCTTTGGCAGACTTAGCTTCGTATTCAAAACCATAAATACTTGATGCCGGAGCATGGAACTCAATTTTGCCGTTTTTTCCATCAAAAGCGACATTGACCGTCGCCAGACCGTGGGCGTGAGCCCCTTGCTCGCGTGCGGCCAAGGCCAACACTGAAAACAAAAGCACCTTGAACATAAAACCCCCTTATGTGGTGAGTTTGGCAGGAACCTATTTATAAGGCTCTACCGCCTCACCGGTAATTTCGAAGGATGCGTCACCGTACATTGATTTCTTGGTTACGAGTTTAAAAGTGCCATACACCCAGATTGGGCCTTGCATTGCTGGCACACCCTTTTTCATTTTAACATAGACCATTTGATTCGGTGGCGGAGCGGGTACGTGAATGCACGCCTGAGAACTTGGCACCAACAGAAACTCCACCACCTGGCGCTGCTCGTCTTCCAGAGGCACCATGAAGCCAGGAATTCTGACCGGCTTTTCGTTTAAGGCATCCAGCTCTGGAGTGCCTTTCCCCGTAATATAATCCATCTCCCCCAAAAGGCGCCAATCGACGGTCGCTCCTCCGAGGTCAGGGCCCTCTTTCAATCGCTGATAAGTAGCGACTGTGGCGATGACTGCCAGAATTAAAATACCGGGTATAAGCCAATTCTTCATAGCTCTAATTTAAGACCTCTGCCCTCTTAAATGCAATAGCTTTGCTTGACTCCAGCATCTCTGCTATAACCAAAAACCTGATACCAAGAGGTACTAATTATGAGCGGAAAAATTCAAAGAGTTCGTGGCACGCGTGATCTTCTTCCCGAGGAAAGCAGAGTCTTTCGTTTTGTCGAAGAATCAGCCTATAAAAAAGCAAATCTTTACGGTTATGGCGAAATAGAAACGCCGATTTTTGAATTTTCTGACGTATTTCATCGCACTTTAGGCGAAACTTCCGACGTTGTTAGCAAAGAGACTTATGATTTTACAGATCGCGGTGGAGAAAGCCTCACTTTAAGACCCGAAGGCACTGCGGGCGTGGCTCGCGCTTTTATTTCAGAAGGCATGAGCCAAAATCTTCCCCTGAAATTCTATTATTCTGGCCCTATGTTTCGTTATGAGAGACCACAAAAAGGTCGCTATCGCCAATTCTTCCAATTAGGCGCAGAGTGTCTAGGTTATGACACTCCTCATGCAGATGTCGAGTGCATCGCCTTTGCCTGGGACCTCCTTAAAAGTATCGGTATTTCTGGTGAGTGCACTTTGGAATTGAACACACTTGGTGACGCTGAAAGTCGCGCTGCCTACCGCGAAGCCTTGGTGCAATACTTTACGGCACACCAGGAACAATTGTCTGCAGACAGTAAAACTCGCTTGGCCAAAAATCCCCTGCGTATTTTGGACTCCAAAGACGAAGGCGACAAAAAGTTGAGCGAGAACGCGCCAAAGTTCCAACAGTATTTAAACGAAGCTTCACAAAAATTTTTCGCCGCTGTGATTTCAGGAATTGAAAAACTGGGCATCCCTTACAAAGTGAATCCATTCATCGTGCGTGGCCTTGATTACTACTGCCACACTGTTTTTGAATTCACGACAGATAAGTTGGGAGCGCAAGGAACGGTTTTGGCCGGGGGACGTTATGACGGCTTGGTTGAAACCATGGGTGGACCTCGCACACCAGGAGTGGGCTGGGCCGCAGGGATTGACCGCTTGGCCGACCTGACTCCGAAAGAATTAGCCCTTAAAAAAGAAGTACTGGTAGCTGTTATTGGAGCCGACGATCAAGGCGAAGACGAAAGCGTCAAGCTTGCTCATGAGATCCGCAGTCGCGGCATTAAAGCCGAAAATTTCTTGTCCGGTAAAATGGGTAAAAAAATGCAGAAGGCCAATAACAAAGGTGCACATTATGCGCTGATCTTGGGTGGCAACGAAGTCTCCAGCAAAACTGTCACAGTTAAGAATTTTGTGACGGGAGAGCAAAGTACAATCCCAAGATCTGAAATTGCCACTTTCGATTTTAAAATCTAAAAGGTACGGACACACTTTATCCATGCGACAACATGTCCGCATGGATAAAGTGTGTCCGTACCAAATCGCTATCTTAGTTACCAGCAATCAAAGACATCAAAATTTGGCTGACTTGTTCTGGGCCCACGCCGTTTGCTTGCGCCGCTTTTTCAACCAAAGCATTTACGTCACTGTAGTCACCTTGAGATTGCTTAACCATAGCGGCTTTCAATTGGCCGTATGAGCTACCGATGATCTCTTTTGTGTAAGCGTCGTAATCCGCATCCGTCATGCTGGATTTTGGATTGTTTTTCAATTGAACCGCCAGGCGAGCCAAAGTTGTTGAACGTTCTGCGCTCAAACCGAATTGCGCTTGGATGCCTTTAGCAGATTCATTGATGTCCATCGCTTGTTTCATTGCAGTTACTTTTGCCAAATCTTTGCTGGAAGTCGCTGTCTCTTCATAAACGTAACCAGCAGCATCTTGATAGTAACCATTCCCGATGTAGTTAACATCGTACCATTTTTGAGAGTAGATGTAGTTGCTGATGTCTTGGCCGACTTTCCAATCATCGATGTACACAGCTTGGGTATTGCCGTGATAATCAACAACGATGTAACCCGCAGAGTTCGTCGTGCTTTTCACTAACGTCAAATTCACACCGGCATCAGTGTAAGCTCTTTTTACAAACTCACGCGCTAATTCATCGTGCGTGTAATAAACATTGCCCGTGCTGACAGAACCGCCACCACCACCGCCGCCGCAAGCGCTGATTGCAACTGCTGTTGCAGTGACCAATCCCAAACTCATTGCCGATTTCAAAATTTTTGATGCATTCATTTGTGGTTCCCCTTTTTTCTGTAGAACTTAGTTCTACGTTTGTTGTTCAGTGTTTTTTTTAAAATTCCGTTAGCAATCTGTTTAGCAAATCCTTTGCCAACTTTTTCAGTGTCGTTTTGTTCCTAATACGTCAGAGGCAAGATGCGTAACTCTGCATTCGCGTTGCCTCCGCACATCAACACCGCAAAGTTTTTATTTTTATAATCCGTGAATTTTTGCGGCGTCAGTGCGCGACATTCAGAGGGAACATCCAGATTTAATTTTGCTGGTGCGACAAGTTTTCCCTCGTCACTTTCTGTCCAGAAATAAATATGATTGGAATACATCTGCGTCGCATCGACATAAATCGCAGGGCTTAATCGCGATCCATTTTGCACCACTGCCGGGAATAGTAATTCTGTTGAGCTGATGCCAGGCCATGTCGCTCGGTGAATCGAGCTCTCATAACGGCGTACAGAGCCGTTCGTATTGTTAACCTGCATGATCAAATTACTTTTGCTTTGTGCAAAGGTGAAATATTCAGCACCACGGCGAAAGCTTTGCACCAAACTGATCAACAGATCTTTTGTGGTCGATGACTGCAAAATAAATTCACCTTGCACACGTGCGTTCAAATCGAAAAATAAATTTTGCGCTTTAATAGGTGTCAAAAACACACCGAAAGAAACTGCGGAATTTTTGACGGCGACATTGTCGGTCAAATCTGTCACCGGAGCGGAAACACCGCTGGCCATCATCGATGAAGAGTAATCCATCGGGCGCAATTCAAACTTATGTTGATCCAACCACTCCCCGCGTGTTTCAACCACCACGAAGCGTTTTAAATCTTGGCTTCCATAGGCATAAAGCAAGCGAATACGATCAAGGCTGTTCACAGATTGAGGTAACATTGTGATCAGGCGCAAATCCTGTTGGAAATTTAGTCCCAACGCGGCTCTGACACCTTCATTGAATTGATAGTTGTCGAAATTGCGCGTCTGATATGTCCAAGCACCCTTTTCCTGAACAGCTTTCAAATAAAACACTCGGCGCATCGGCGAGTTGTTTTCAAATTGAAATCCGTCGGGATTGACGTCAGCTTTTGGAATTTTACCGATTGTCGTGAAGACTGGCACCAGACCGCTCGAGCTTTGTAATGCAAACTGCAAGCTAGTCACAGCATCTTTATCCATCACCACCGTCTCTGGTGTAAACGTGATCACGCGGCGCTGAGATACCAGGTCTTCTGAAACCAAAAGATACGTCATCGTTTTGGTTTTGCCATCAGCCGCTAAGCCCATGGTGCCAATCCAGTATCCTTGCAGGCCATTCGCAAGCGGAACTTTCATGAAACTTAAAATATTTTTTGTCCCAACTGGCAGTTCAATGTGTCTTTGTTGATAGGAGGAGCCGTTCTTTTGCAGGATCGAAAGTTGAAGCTGGCCTTCTTTCGCCTCCCAGAAATAATAGTCTGGTGAATCAGAGATCCCTGCCACATCATTGACGGTCATTGTCGTTTTGATGACGGCAGGAGAAGTTCCCGGCAGCAGGCGAATCGGCAAACGCGTCACCGCAGCGTCATTTTTTAGACTGCGGGATAATTCAAATTCATGAACAAAGGAGCGTGCGCCAAAAGAAGTCTGCACGATTACACGAATTTTGACACTGGAGCTGGCACTTTGATCTTGAATGCGCGCCACGAGTGCCAAATTTTTCTGTTCGCCACTTGCCAAAGACAAAGTTTGGGAGGCACCCGATTCAAGGGAAAAATTTGCAGAAAGCGATTGCACTGTCACACCAACTGCGTCGGCGGCCTGCCAATAGTTCTTAATTGGTAACGCGATTTGCACCACGCCTTCGCCCGCATTGAACAAGGCACGCGAAAGACCCTTGAAATCTGGCGCGATCACAGGACGCGCTGACATATTTAGTGCTGACTGAATTTTCAATGTTCCAAACAGAGTAAATTTACCTTTTTCCAGATCTTGAGCTGCGGAAAAAAGGCGAGCCTTGATTTCATCGGCACTGATTCCTGGATAGGCTCCCTTTAGAACTGCCACCGCAGCACTTACGAATGGCGCCGCCTGACTGGTTCCATTTAAAAGCTCATAGCCCTTCACTGAAAAATTCATCGGGGCTTTGACATTCGGATAAGTACTAAGAATTTCCTCACCCGGAGCACTGATATCAACTTGGCCACCGTAGTTTGAAAATCCCGTTAAAGTATTATCAATCCCCGTCGCGGCGACACACAGAACACCCGGGTAAGAACACGGGAAGTTAAAGCTGTTGTTATTGTTATTTCCGGCAGCAGCAACGATAAAAATCCCCGCCTGCTGAGCTTGCGCAAAAGTTTGGCGAAGCTCCGCCGAATCTGTCGCCGCTGGCCACCCCATACTGATATTGATCACATCAACATGCTTTTCAATGGCATATCTAAGGGCTTTGATCACGCGAGAGGTTAATGCTGTGCTAGCGGAAATTGAAGAGTTCGCGGCATTGGCATCCGCTGCACCAGTCACTTTCAGAGGTAAAATGCGCACACGGTTCGTAATCCCCGCCACACCCGTTTTGTTATTGATTTGAGCAGCAATGATTCCCGCCACATGAGTACCGTGTCCCAAGTCGTCATCTGGATTGTTTTCATTCGGAGCCCCGGCAGCCACCATGAAGTTCCAACCGATGCAATCGCCTTTATATCCGTTCGCATCTTTGTCGGCTTCGGGTTTATAAGGAATCCCTCCGTTAAGACATTCTTTGTCGTTGTGATAAAGACTGGCGGCAAGGTCCCCGTGTTGCACTTCCACCCCGCTATCCAAAACAGCCACGACAATGTTTTTCTTCATCACTGAAGCAAAACCATCGCTGCTTGCCTGAACATCAGAACTGCGCCCTGGAATGGCAGACACCTCTTGCGAGCGAATATCGGTATCATCGCGAAGGACACGGTGATCACTCGCCTGCAACGCCCATTGGTACTTTGTTAAAGTGTCATTACTAAAGGGAGCCCGCGTGGACGCAGTTAATGCACCTTGTGCAGAAGTCGCCAGAATTAAGCCGAGAGTAAGGATGGTTTTATTCATGACGCACTCCTAAAGTGGATTTAGCAACCAGGTGATAAAAAACTCACCATTTAAGATTTGTAGATTTTGTTGAATGAAGTTCAAAGGACCGTTGCTGGCGCGAGCACCCACCACACCGATGGTATTTCCCATCAATGGTGTATCGCCCAATTCATCGTTTTCACGGAAACCCTGGATGCGAGCCTGGATAAAGATATTTTCTTCACCCACAACTGCGACCAACTTTTTCCCTGGGAAATATGTCTCTGCCAGATCCACCATGGCCAAAGCACGCTCTGCCGCCAACGGACCGTTCGTGGCTTTTACTTCCAGATATTCTTTCTGTGATCTTAAGTAGCGGCGGAAATGCGTATCCAAGGATTTTTGCGCACGATCGCACTCGCCACTGGGCCAAGGATTTTTGCACAGATCATACATGGAGTTTTTCATCAACATTTCCACTTGATCGCGCGGCATCGTCGCCAATTTTTGCAAACCTGTTTTATAGACATTGATGCTAAGAGTGATCGAGTACAGAAGAATCTTGCGCGTGTCGTTCAATGCCTGCGCATCAATTAACTTTACACCAAAGTCTTCATTCATTTCTTTTAGGATCTTAAGGGCTTTCTCTTTGGAGATATTCCAACCTTTGTGCTGATGAACGACCTGGGCAAACTCTGCTTCAGGCCCGCTGGCCAAACCGGCATTCGGGTCATTGCTGTCTTTCTGCGTACCTTGGAAACTAACCAGTCGTGAAACCGCACTCCCCATAAAGGTGTCGCCTGGATTTCCACTGCCACCGGTGTCCAGAACCACGTTATCACTGCCCGTTTTATCACGCAGGAATCCCGCTAGGGTCTGCATCACCAATGAGTAATAGTCTTTGCCTGTGCGCAAACCTGTCGAGCGGTACAGCACCGATGTTTTGCTGCCGGAAGGAAGCTCTACTTGAAAGCGGTCTTTCAAAGTCATTTTACGAGTTTGATAGAACAAGAATCCGAAGTTCACGTCTCTTTCAGAAAAATCATGAGAGATCAAAGTCGGATCTTGATCCACATTCAGCATCTCAAGTGAATTGCTCATAAAGATCTGACGCAAGATACGCACGTTGGTTTCGTACTGAGCAAGATTTCTCTCCATCTCGCCTGCGTCTGATGAACCAATCGTCAGGGTGTAAAACTTGGTATTCACACGTCCGGCCATTGCACCCACGCTTAACGTCACCAGTGGCACACCATAAGACGTTAAGCCCACTGCCACGGAACCCTTGGTCACGCGACCTGGGTCATTGTAGATCTGGAATGTGTATTTATCTTTTTTGTAGATCTGAATACGGTGCAGGAACATTTGCGACGCATTGAAGGCCGTTTGGAATTGCACAGTAGGTGATGTTGGGTATGTCAGGCTTAAGCCCGCTTGTCCTGTCACGCTATCGGTAATTAGCAAGGACTCGCCCACGCCCATTTCCTTATCTAATGACTCAGCGATAGCTTGCAAGTTGCTGGAACCATCCGCTGCCGTTGGTTCATCCAGTTCTGCTGCCCATTTTTTCTTAAGGAATGGAACCAGTACGTTGCGGTAAGGAGTTTTATTAACAGCTTTGATACTTTTTAATGGTTTGATGTGAGTGTAAGAACGTTGCAATTGCAAACCGATGTTACCGCTTTCACTGATACCATTCAGACCTTGAATCCCAATGAAGAATCCTGGGGTGACTTGGAATCCAAAGGTGTCAGCCATTTGCACCAAGTTATCCGTGCCCATATAGCTGCCCACCACCACTTCACGAGAAAACAAAAGGCGGCCTGACCAGGATGGAATCGCATACATACCCAATGGGATGTTTTTCTTTTGCCCTGTCGTGGCTTCGCTGATCATTTGATCAACGATGTTACCCAAAGTACGTTGGTTCACTTTGCCTTGAACGGCGTTGTTGTTATTGAAAAAGGAATTCATATATGACATCGCTGAATCAATCAGAGAGCTGATTCCTTTGGCTTTTAAGAACGCGGTTACTTCGGATGTGGAAAGTGGGTTGTCAGGATCACCGAACGAAAAACGAGACGCATATCCTGGCCAGTTGGAAGCCTTTAGTTTTCCTTCGACCAAGTTTGGTGCAGAAGAAACAGCACTGATAACTGTCAGTGGTTCGGCCGAGATTTGAAATAGTTTAACCAGATCATTACGACGGGATTTTAATTTTTCATGAAGGAGCATGGAAACTTCATTGGGAAGTTTGGCCGCTTGAACGATCTCTTTCCAGTCATGGGAACCCAGCCGTGAAAGACGGCGTACGATCCACTGCGCATCTTGAAAGCTTGGATTAAACCAAGAGGCCCATTCATAATTCAAATAGACCGCTTGGTTCACAATACGACCGGCCAGCCACGAAAAGCTGTTCAAGCTTTCAGGTACATCTACTAATTGATACGGAACCAACAAAGCATTCATCACGCGGCGGCCCTGAATCACCGACGGAGGAATCGCTCCTGTTTCCAGACTGTAAAAAGTTTGGGTCGCCGGCAATAGCACGACGTCTTGCAAATCCACGTAATCTACATTGGGATCCTGGGTGTTATTCACGACCCAACGGCTGGGGGCGCCCTCTGTATTATTTTGAATATCAGTAAGAAATCCTAAAAGACTGGCGTGACCATTCAAGCGCACACGGAGATGTGACATCCACTGCGTGGGCTGAACTTTATATCCCAATTTTTCTAGCAAAGCTTTGCGCAGTAAAAGGTTGTGCGCCTTTTTACCAAGCATCACTTGATATTGTTCGATGACGCCGTTATTTTGAAAGTGCACAATGAAACGATACTCACCGACAACTGACGGCGTATTCCCGGCCATTTCCATTTCTGCATTCGCAGGAATATTCAATGTGTGATTGCTAAGATCTAAAGGCTTCACCGCAGAGTCTTGCCAAATATCAGAGGGGGCCGGATTCATTTTTGAAATATCGACATTTGATTTCAACATGCGCGTCAAATCTTCGGGCAAAACAATTTGTCCCTGTTGACCGATAATATCAACAGCCTGCGCACTGTCGCTGCCAACCGCAATCATTCCCGGGAAATCAGTCGGAGATGCTGTCGCTCGAAGAACGAAAAATGTTAGCGAGAAAAAAATTAAAGAAAGATATTTTGCCATAGTCCCCTCACGCAGGAGGGACCCATTGCCGAAATCGTGCCAAGCCAAAATGGCACCACAGGTTTACATTTCACTCGCAGCGCACAAAAAAGGGCGAGTCCAAAAAACTCGCCCTCATAAAATCGCTTCAATTTATTTTTGAATTTGTTCACGCACTGACACGGTCAACATCAAGAATTTTTTTTCGTCGCTCGATAAAGTCAACACCACACACCTAAAAGCTCCCAGCGCGCAAGGGGTATCGGTCATGCAGGCATCCAGCTCGATGACAACAAGGTGACCGATACCCCTCCTTAATTATCTCTCTAATTTCCGCCGGAATGATCACCGCAAAATTAAACCTCGGGGTATCGGTCAAGTATCCTTCAGAAGCATGGTTGCCAAAGAGTGACCGATACCCCTACGAACACGCGGATAAAATAATTCAACATACGGACATCAACGCATCTGTTTTCCAACGAGTTCCACCTCACCCAAGAACCCATTTTGCAACGTCCACAAACATTCTCGATGGGTATCGGTCATGCCCTCTGAAATCGAAAGGCTCAGATGAAACAACAAACCTTTTCCTCCCTAAAAATTCCTTGGAAGCATCGCTACTGCCACGGTGGGATTCTTCGCAAATCATCACTCGGTCGCGGTGCGAGACCTCTTTCACATCGAGATCCTATGCATCTGGTTTTTAAAGTTAATAAGGCAGCAATAAAAGGCGGACTACGTCACTCACGGAATTTTTCACTAATAAATAGGCTGATGAAAAAATATTCCGCCAAATTCTTTGTGAAAGTCGAACAGTTTTCCGTCCAGACTGATCACGTCCACTTGCTGGTGAGAGGAAGTAAACGGTCGAACGTGCAAAGCTTTTTACGAGTGCTTGCCGGCCAGTTCGCGCAAAGGTTGACCGATACCCCTAACCAGAAGCGAGAAGGACCGAGCGTTTGGAAGTATCGTCCATTTTCGAGAGTGATTAAGGGGTTTAAGCCGTATAAAATCGTCAAAGACTATATTCAACTGAATGAGCGAGAGGCCCAAGGAAGACCGTATTCAAAAACAAGACTGCGCGGCCTCAGCCAGGAACAGCTGATAGAGTTATGGAAATAAAAAAACCCACACCGAAAGATGTGGGCTATCGAAATTTAAAAATCTCCAAAAAAAATGCCGCAAAACAGAAGCGGTCAAAAAGGTTCGAGTGCAAGGCGGAGGGCTATCCCCGCAGCGCAGGCGTGCTCTAAGCACGTCGAAAGCAATCGGGCCTTTTTCACCACTTCCCTCGCGGTTACTTACGATTCAGACGAATCGATTGGCCACGCCCCCAGCCGCTGATTTTCAGCGAACCCGATCGGCTCCATAGGAACATCAGTGCGAAGCCCACTGCCAACATCGCTACACTCAACCATTGTCCACGCGTCAAGCCCAACCATTGGAAGCCGATTTGGGCATCAGGCATGCGGAAGTGTTCATCAGCGATGCGCACACAAGCATACAACACGATGAATGCTGAAGCGATGAAACCTGGCTTACGTGGTTTTCTCCACAACAAGAATAGAACCAGGAACAAGAACAACCCCTCACCCACCGCTGCAAACAATTGCGACGGATAGCGTGGAGTTAACAACGGTTCAATCGCTGCTTTCACAGCGGTGTTGCCATCTTGAATCGTCAGAATGATTTTGTGCAAAGTCGCGTAGACTTGTTCGCGTGCGCCTTGATCCATGTGGAATTTCCCCACAAGTTCCAACCACTGCTCACGTGTCGTTCCCATTTTATCGACGACATTACCAAGATCATTCAAACGGTTGAATTCTTGGGAAGGCCACATTTCGATGTCTTGAGGAAACTTCACAGCCAAAGGGAATGAAGGATCACAAGGACGCCCCACAAGCTCACCATTGATGAAGTTAGCAATACGACCAAAGAAAACACCCACCGGTCCCGCAACCGCTACCAAGTCAAAAAGGTAAGTGGCATTCACGGAGTACTTTCTTGCGTAAAGCAAGCAGGCCACCACGATACCGATCATACCGCCATGACTCGCCATGCCAC
This genomic window contains:
- a CDS encoding S8 family serine peptidase codes for the protein MNKTILTLGLILATSAQGALTASTRAPFSNDTLTKYQWALQASDHRVLRDDTDIRSQEVSAIPGRSSDVQASSDGFASVMKKNIVVAVLDSGVEVQHGDLAASLYHNDKECLNGGIPYKPEADKDANGYKGDCIGWNFMVAAGAPNENNPDDDLGHGTHVAGIIAAQINNKTGVAGITNRVRILPLKVTGAADANAANSSISASTALTSRVIKALRYAIEKHVDVINISMGWPAATDSAELRQTFAQAQQAGIFIVAAAGNNNNNSFNFPCSYPGVLCVAATGIDNTLTGFSNYGGQVDISAPGEEILSTYPNVKAPMNFSVKGYELLNGTSQAAPFVSAAVAVLKGAYPGISADEIKARLFSAAQDLEKGKFTLFGTLKIQSALNMSARPVIAPDFKGLSRALFNAGEGVVQIALPIKNYWQAADAVGVTVQSLSANFSLESGASQTLSLASGEQKNLALVARIQDQSASSSVKIRVIVQTSFGARSFVHEFELSRSLKNDAAVTRLPIRLLPGTSPAVIKTTMTVNDVAGISDSPDYYFWEAKEGQLQLSILQKNGSSYQQRHIELPVGTKNILSFMKVPLANGLQGYWIGTMGLAADGKTKTMTYLLVSEDLVSQRRVITFTPETVVMDKDAVTSLQFALQSSSGLVPVFTTIGKIPKADVNPDGFQFENNSPMRRVFYLKAVQEKGAWTYQTRNFDNYQFNEGVRAALGLNFQQDLRLITMLPQSVNSLDRIRLLYAYGSQDLKRFVVVETRGEWLDQHKFELRPMDYSSSMMASGVSAPVTDLTDNVAVKNSAVSFGVFLTPIKAQNLFFDLNARVQGEFILQSSTTKDLLISLVQSFRRGAEYFTFAQSKSNLIMQVNNTNGSVRRYESSIHRATWPGISSTELLFPAVVQNGSRLSPAIYVDATQMYSNHIYFWTESDEGKLVAPAKLNLDVPSECRALTPQKFTDYKNKNFAVLMCGGNANAELRILPLTY
- a CDS encoding transposase translates to MKQQTFSSLKIPWKHRYCHGGILRKSSLGRGARPLSHRDPMHLVFKVNKAAIKGGLRHSRNFSLINRLMKKYSAKFFVKVEQFSVQTDHVHLLVRGSKRSNVQSFLRVLAGQFAQRLTDTPNQKREGPSVWKYRPFSRVIKGFKPYKIVKDYIQLNEREAQGRPYSKTRLRGLSQEQLIELWK
- the lgt gene encoding prolipoprotein diacylglyceryl transferase encodes the protein MVHDFDPFALRISGDFGVRWYGLSYMMGFICAYLLIKWLAQRQRAGLTAQMVGDFITYAAIGTLVGGRLGYVFFYGPDLIWKFKSAFPFWGVLAVNEGGMASHGGMIGIVVACLLYARKYSVNATYLFDLVAVAGPVGVFFGRIANFINGELVGRPCDPSFPLAVKFPQDIEMWPSQEFNRLNDLGNVVDKMGTTREQWLELVGKFHMDQGAREQVYATLHKIILTIQDGNTAVKAAIEPLLTPRYPSQLFAAVGEGLFLFLVLFLLWRKPRKPGFIASAFIVLYACVRIADEHFRMPDAQIGFQWLGLTRGQWLSVAMLAVGFALMFLWSRSGSLKISGWGRGQSIRLNRK